The following are encoded together in the Scomber scombrus chromosome 7, fScoSco1.1, whole genome shotgun sequence genome:
- the glipr2l gene encoding GLI pathogenesis-related 2, like, with protein sequence MGKSASKQFAEEVLQCHNEYRKKHQSPPLKLSSKLSGEAARYAESLASTRILKHSVESSRGSCGENLAWASYDQSGKDVADRWYDEVKQYNFNRPGFSSGTGHFTAMVWKSTKKLGVGKATASDGSSFVVARYFPAGNITNQGHFENNVLPPKTTTSTS encoded by the exons ATGGGGAAGTCAG CCTCAAAGCAGTTTGCTGAGGAGGTGCTGCAGTGCCATAATGAGTACAGAAAGAAGCACCAGTCTCCTCCACTGAAGCTGAGCAGCAAGTTGAGCGGAGAGGCTGCCCG TTATGCTGAAAGTCTGGCCAGCACACGGATCCTAAAACACAGTGTGGAGTCCAGTAGAGGGAGCTGTGGTGAGAACCTGGCATGGGCCTCTTATGACCAATCAG GAAAGGATGTTGCTGACCGCTGGTATGATGAAGTGAAACAATACAACTTCAACCGTCCTGGATTCTCCTCTGGCACTG GCCATTTCACTGCAATGGTGTGGAAGAGCACTAAAAAGCTGGGTGTTGGTAAGGCCACTGCATCAGATGGCTCTTCCTTTGTGGTGGCAAGGTACTTTCCAGCTGGAAATATCACTAACCAGGGACACTTTGAGAACAACGTCCTCCCACCAAAAACCACCACATCCACCTCCTAA
- the LOC133983426 gene encoding nascent polypeptide-associated complex subunit alpha-like, translating to MCALVGSIVASCNESESEGSVPELEEPEPLRPSEPQSISSADEGLNRPKQSRSEKKARKAMSKLGLKPVHGVTRITIRKSKSILFVISRPDVFKSPASDIYIVFGEAKIEDLSQQAHKAAAEKFKVPVTSSPLAPPVPPSLTIKEESEEEEEEMDEGGLEQRDIELVMAQANVSRAKAVRALKHNKNDIVNAIMELTM from the exons atgtgtgcTTTAGTAGGTTCCATAGTGGCCTCCTGTAATGAGTCTGAGAGTGAGGGGTCAGTCCCCGAGCTAGAGGAGCCAGAGCCCCTGAGACCATCAGAGCCGCAG TCAATCTCCTCTGCAGATGAAGGGCTGAACAGACCGAAACAGAGCCGTAGTGAGAAGAAGGCCCGCAAG GCCATGTCTAAACTGGGTCTGAAGCCAGTCCATGGTGTGACCAGAATCACCATTAGGAAGTCAAAGAGTATCCTATTTGTCATCAGCAGACCAGACGTATTCAAAAGCCCTGCATCAGACATTTACATTGTATTTGGAGAGGCAAag ATTGAGGACCTTTCTCAGCAGGCTCACAAGGCAGCTGCTGAGAAATTCAAGGTGCCTGTGACTTCTTCTCCTTTGGCCCCTCCTGTCCCACCCAGCCTCACCATCAAGGAGGagagtgaagaggaggaagaagag ATGGATGAGGGAGGTCTTGAGCAGAGAGACATTGAGCTGGTGATGGCTCAAGCCAATGTGTCACGAGCCAAGGCTGTCCGCGCACTGAAACACAACAAGAATGACATTGTGAATGCTATCATg GAGCTGACCATGTAA